Below is a genomic region from Fulvia fulva chromosome 13, complete sequence.
TCTGTCCCACATTAGGCCCGAACACGCCGCCGCAGTCGTACAGAACACCTTGCGCAGGCCAGGCCAGACCCATCAGCACTTGTGTGTCCAATGCCGTCTCGAACTTGGCTCCAGTACCGCCTTCGCCGTTCGCTGAATCTCCTGTCCCATCGACCCGGTACGAAGGTCGAGCATCCGCAGCAGGCTTGTTGTAGTGATCTAAGAACCTTTGCAGATCACCTGGGTTGTATACAAACGCTTCTGTGGCGTAGACTGCGAAAGTCGTGCGGTTTGGCTGCGCGGTGTAGTCGATGCCGTAAACTTTCCTGAGGCATTCTGGAGTGGTGTTGTCGAATGCTCCACAGCTGGCACGCTTTTGCAGAGACTCCTCAGGCACAGTCCGCGATGCTAGAACGGCTTCTTGCTTATCTTCAGGCTTTGGGAAGACCGTTGTTGGCGTTACAAAGTCAACGTGCTCGGCAACATCCTCTGGTAGGTGATAAAGTTCGGTCCGGACAACATCGTTTTTACCCTCAGACAACACGGAGTAGGACGCATTGAGCAGCTTCTCGGCCTGCCTTTTCGTAGTCTCGACCTCGAACATGCCATTGGACAAATTTGCTGCCGGCCACATACCATGTTGTCGTAGCCAATCCTCGACTTGTGATGGACTGTCTGCGGCTGGTTTTGATAGAGCCGCAACTTCATCAGCCGACAGATGTTGCCTGAAGCAGTCATGGCCTGGGCTCGAAGCTTGAACGAGACGCCGTGTGATCTCAGCGCCGCCGTCTTCCTGTCGTACAGCAATGTGCAACTTTATCGAGCTATCGGGTGGTGCCAACGACCGCTTGCTCCAGCCATGATCCGGATATGCAGCTTTCGAGATCGCTGCTGCTGATGCTTGCAGTGTACGTAGTGGGACTGTGAATAAATAGGCCATGTCGTAGGTATTGCTATGGAAATGCCGGGACGATGTTGTCCGCTAAGCATGCAACCGTGAGCAAGCGACTCGTAGTCGTCGAAGCAAGGAGCTCAGGTCACGACTGCTGCGATCACGCACAGCAAGTTCCACCTTCAAATCCTCTCACGAGCGAGCCTCATGATACAACAGCTCGTCTTAGAAGTGTTGTAGAGGATTCCAGAGACCCATCCCCAAGGTCAAGCCGGATGCTCCAGGGTCGACCGAGGGGACG
It encodes:
- a CDS encoding Tripeptidyl-peptidase sed3; the protein is MAYLFTVPLRTLQASAAAISKAAYPDHGWSKRSLAPPDSSIKLHIAVRQEDGGAEITRRLVQASSPGHDCFRQHLSADEVAALSKPAADSPSQVEDWLRQHGMWPAANLSNGMFEVETTKRQAEKLLNASYSVLSEGKNDVVRTELYHLPEDVAEHVDFVTPTTVFPKPEDKQEAVLASRTVPEESLQKRASCGAFDNTTPECLRKVYGIDYTAQPNRTTFAVYATEAFVYNPGDLQRFLDHYNKPAADARPSYRVDGTGDSANGEGGTGAKFETALDTQVLMGLAWPAQGVLYDCGGVFGPNVGQTYDNFLQFLMELRSMQDPPSVVSFAESQPENRFDSDYANRLCIEMAAIGLRGVTLVFSSGNNGANGQDGSSEHNTVFEPKFPASCPRVLAVGGTTNLADEKAATKSTIPPTSRLGFTASGGGFSNYFPVPSWQATHTNSYIDNFVPDGYKTKSGFNAYGAGIPDVSAFSTQFPTFVEGFPVAIPVGGTSGAAPTWAAIITLLNDYQLSRGKPTLGFINPWLYSLKHGLKDITKGGNNAGDCFFLAGCRIGEAPGYDTAAGWDPVTGLGSPKFAELMKALDDPTSSASPP